A single genomic interval of Leishmania infantum JPCM5 WGS CACT00000000 data, contig 11, whole genome shotgun sequence harbors:
- a CDS encoding amastin-like surface protein, putative, whose amino-acid sequence MGCKFTFLVYAILQLIAFLSVLIGTPLDMFRGDLNDFGERPCVTLWGFKRMCYSIVYALDTDEKWATCHKRRSRFRMAEALAAISIMVYCAAFVLGVIMLFCCSLLRWVCLTLNVVGLLTLGITWVFMVLAYVQEDGVLCPALRTDYKFGYGFFLLLVAWVLDLVDIVFLLIPVHRKNSVEGGTSKIYTEPE is encoded by the coding sequence ATGGGGTGCAAGTTCACCTTTCTCGTCTACGCGATCCTCCAGCTCATCGCGTTCCTTTCCGTGCTGATCGGTACGCCGCTGGACATGTTTCGTGGCGATTTGAATGATTTTGGTGAAAGACCGTGCGTGACGTTGTGGGGCTTTAAGCGGATGTGCTACAGCATCGTATATGCCCTGGACACAGACGAGAAGTGGGCTACGTGCCACAAACGACGCAGTCGTTTCCGCATGGCTGAGGCGTTGGCTGCCATCTCCATCATGGTATACTGCGCGGCCTTCGTCTTGGGCGTCATTATGCTGTTCTGCTGCTCTTTGCTCCGCTGGGTATGCCTGACGCTCAACGTCGTTGGCCTCTTAACGTTGGGCATCACGTGGGTGTTCATGGTGCTCGCCTACGTTCAGGAAGATGGCGTTCTTTGCCCTGCTCTCCGAACGGACTACAAGTTTGGCTACGGCTTCTTTCTCCTGTTGGTGGCCTGGGTCTTGGATCTCGTCGACATCGTCTTCTTGCTGATCCCTGTCCACAGAAAGAACTCTGTTGAGGGTGGAACCTCTAAGATATACACAGAGCCGGAATAG